One Salvia splendens isolate huo1 chromosome 12, SspV2, whole genome shotgun sequence genomic window carries:
- the LOC121757557 gene encoding uncharacterized protein LOC121757557: MDLTATWSRSFTTALLAKNKLVFVDGSILRPPREDLLYNQWIRCNSMVISWIRNSISSQICSGIMYLDDAYTIWFDLKERFSTADSARVYQLKQQFMSLSQGSSDVNSYFTNLRILWDEYKDSQPSSWCTCNKCTCDSGSKWNQHQEKECTMQFLIGLNASFSQLRSHILSMIPLPSLSKVFSLVIQEERQRLIDGNNSSSTTVRAPVTSELPFANAATSNGRGYNKFLCSHCGRTNHPVEKCFILHGFPPGFGRGKGKYSPSSGFSKPQPPSGFSGNSNSYQQRSVNLVEDMTTLPSFDQYQQLISLLQSQKLHNSTSSSPTANDQPAQSSTPISTNFSGTVFFTPFINSISSSYSSSSTWILDTGATHHVSYDQSLFNSATPIANASVNLPNGNTAPITHLGSYTGDSDWEG; the protein is encoded by the exons ATGGATCTAACTGCTACGTGGAGCCGCTCCTTCACCACTGCCCTCCTCGCTAAGAACAAGCTTGTATTTGTTGATGGATCCATCCTCCGTCCACCTCGTGAAGATCTTCTCTATAATCAATGGATTCGATGTAATAGCATGGTGATCTCTTGGATTCGCAATTCCATTTCTTCACAGATATGCTCAGGTATCATGTATCTCGATGATGCATACACAATCTGGTTTGATCTGAAAGAGAGGTTCTCAACTGCTGATTCAGCTCGGGTTTACCAACTCAAACAACAATTCATGTCTCTTTCTCAAGGATCATCTGATGTCAACTCTTATTTCACAAATCTTCGCATTTTATGGGATGAATACAAGGATTCACAACCTTCCTCCTGGTGTACATGCAACAAATGCACCTGCGATAGTGGCTCTAAGTGGAATCAACATCAAGAGAAAGAATGCACAATGCAGTTCCTTATTGGCTTGAATGCCTCCTTTTCTCAACTTCGATCTCACATATTATCCATGATTCCTCTACCTTCCTTGTCTAAGGTTTTTTCACTGGTGATTCAGGAAGAAAGGCAACGGTTGATTGATGGCAACAACTCATCTTCAACCACTGTTCGAGCTCCAGTAACCAGTGAATTACCTTTCGCCAATGCTGCAACTTCTAATGGCAGAGGCTACAACAAGTTTCTATGCTCTCATTGTGGAAGAACAAATCATCCTGTTGAAAAATGCTTCATCCTTCATGGATTTCCACCAGGTTTTGGCAGAGGAAAAGGCAAGTATTCACCATCATCTGGTTTCTCTAAACCTCAACCACCATCTGGTTTCTCTGGAAATTCGAACTCCTATCAGCAAAGGTCTGTTAATCTTGTTGAAGACATGACCACTCTACCAAGTTTTGATCAGTATCAACAGCTCATCAGCCTCTTGCAAAGTCAAAAACTCCACAACTCCACTTCATCATCCCCAACTGCCAATGATCAGCCTGCTCAATCTTCAACTCCTATCTCCACCAATTTCTCTGGTACAGTTTTCTTTACTCCTTTTATCAATTCTATTTCATCCTCGTATTCTAGCTCATCTACATGGATTCTAGATACAGGAGCAACTCACCATGTTAGCTATGATCAGTCTCTCTTCAATTCTGCCACACCAATAGCTAATGCCTCTGTAAATCTTCCTAATGGCAACACAGCCCCCATCACTCATCTAG GAAGCTACACAGGGGACAGTGATTGGGAAGGGTAA
- the LOC121757558 gene encoding protein ALTERED XYLOGLUCAN 4 has protein sequence MESPNPIEELHQPLLKKLLCYPLYAIFPILLIHFYLDPFYSSSPKIIIQTPPLATPPPPPPFPLCDYTEGEWVPAEAAPLYNGSTCATIKNGQNCMAYGRPDRDFLFWRWRPRYCDLPSFRPSAFLGLVSNKHVAFIGDSLARNQLESLLCMTASVAEPRLVYTSGEDNKFRRWIIPSHNATFSIYWSPFLVKGIEKSAERNYNQLFLESANEIWAKDLDDLDILIFSAGHWFLHPAVYYQNGDVLGCHYCENHTEIGFYDVFGKALKTAFESVIERGKGKQMDVILTTFTPAHFEGDWDKLGACAKTAPYREGEKVLEGMNEEMRRVGVERVEEARVRDSKVRFRVLDVSKIALLRPDGHPGPYMNPNPFANGVGDHVQNDCVHWCLPGPIDTWNQILLDFILRKS, from the coding sequence ATGGAATCACCAAATCCCATTGAGGAATTGCATCAACCCTTGTTAAAAAAACTATTGTGTTATCCATTGTATGCAATCTTCCCAATTCTCCTAATTCACTTTTATTTAGATCCCTTTTATTCCTCTTCTCCCAAAATTATCATTCAAACCCCCCCTTTAGCAACCCCTCCCCCACCCCCACCATTCCCCCTATGTGACTACACAGAGGGAGAATGGGTCCCGGCCGAGGCAGCCCCACTCTACAACGGGTCCACTTGCGCCACAATAAAAAACGGCCAGAACTGCATGGCGTACGGCCGCCCCGACCGGGACTTCCTCTTCTGGAGGTGGCGCCCGCGCTACTGCGACCTCCCCTCATTCCGCCCCTCCGCCTTCCTCGGCCTCGTCTCCAACAAGCACGTCGCCTTCATCGGCGACTCCCTCGCTAGAAACCAGCTCGAGTCCCTCCTCTGCATGACCGCCTCCGTCGCCGAGCCGCGCCTCGTCTACACTTCCGGCGAAGACAACAAGTTCCGGAGATGGATCATCCCATCCCACAACGCCACCTTCTCCATCTACTGGTCTCCCTTTTTAGTGAAAGGGATTGAGAAATCCGCTGAGAGAAACTACAATCAGCTTTTTCTCGAGTCGGCCAACGAGATTTGGGCGAAGGATTTGGATGATTTGGACATTCTTATATTCTCCGCGGGGCATTGGTTCTTACACCCCGCGGTTTATTACCAAAACGGCGACGTTTTGGGGTGCCACTATTGCGAGAATCACACTGAAATCGGATTCTACGACGTTTTCGGGAAGGCTTTGAAGACGGCTTTCGAGAGTGTAATCGAGAGAGGAAAAGGGAAACAGATGGATGTGATATTGACGACGTTTACGCCGGCGCATTTTGAGGGGGATTGGGATAAGTTGGGGGCGtgtgcgaaaacggcgccgtaTAGGGAGGGGGAGAAGGTTCTAGAAGGGATGAATGAGGAGATGAGGAGGGTTGGGGTGGAGAGGGTGGAGGAGGCTAGGGTTAGGGATTCCAAGgttaggtttagggttttggatgtGTCGAAGATCGCGTTGCTAAGGCCCGACGGGCACCCTGGCCCGTATATGAACCCGAACCCGTTTGCGAACGGGGTGGGCGACCACGTGCAGAATGATTGTGTGCATTGGTGCTTGCCTGGCCCTATTGATACGTGGAATCAGATTTTGTTAGATTTTATTTTACGAAAATCGTGA